The Terriglobales bacterium genome includes a window with the following:
- a CDS encoding GIY-YIG nuclease family protein has translation RRPKHFWVYILTNRPRSHVLYTGITSDLPHRVFQHKNKLLPGFTSRYNLTRLVYCEMFYRAGDAIAREKEIKGWLRIKKIRLIEAMNPRWEDLAARWGEQYKPAC, from the coding sequence GCGCAGGCCCAAGCACTTCTGGGTGTACATCCTGACCAACCGGCCGCGGTCGCACGTGCTCTATACCGGCATTACCAGCGACCTCCCACACCGTGTCTTCCAGCACAAGAACAAGCTCCTCCCCGGCTTCACCAGCCGCTACAACCTGACCCGGCTGGTGTACTGCGAGATGTTCTATCGCGCCGGCGATGCCATCGCCCGAGAGAAGGAGATCAAAGGCTGGCTACGCATCAAGAAGATCCGGTTAATCGAGGCGATGAACCCGCGCTGGGAGGACTTGGCGGCGAGGTGGGGAGAGCAGTACAAACCCGCCTGTTAG
- a CDS encoding group I intron-associated PD-(D/E)XK endonuclease gives MASPRVPRNASPPSSSKASTPKFPAAPKATAKFDRVARGEWAELAFMAKAASLGLVACKPPGNSRPFDFLVYVPGVHAARVQVKSAWSKCPNKYRIKATRHNRAYKASEVDVFVVYIVPENAWYVVPARVMNKMRGSWFFPHVPNSRSKFEKYREAWWRLTEPKQRREMRVDLYACADEQWPVASDQWSENAAGRVSLVALRVLGGEI, from the coding sequence ATGGCTTCCCCGAGAGTCCCCCGCAACGCTTCCCCTCCCTCCTCTTCCAAGGCTTCCACGCCCAAGTTCCCCGCGGCGCCAAAGGCGACAGCCAAGTTCGACCGGGTGGCGCGGGGGGAGTGGGCCGAACTGGCTTTCATGGCCAAGGCGGCCAGCCTGGGGCTGGTGGCCTGCAAGCCCCCGGGCAACAGCCGTCCCTTCGACTTCCTGGTCTATGTCCCCGGAGTGCACGCGGCGCGGGTGCAGGTGAAGTCGGCGTGGTCGAAGTGCCCCAACAAGTACCGCATCAAGGCCACGCGGCACAACCGCGCCTACAAGGCGTCGGAGGTGGACGTCTTCGTGGTGTACATCGTCCCGGAGAACGCCTGGTACGTGGTGCCGGCGCGGGTCATGAACAAGATGCGCGGATCGTGGTTCTTTCCGCATGTCCCCAACAGCCGCAGCAAGTTCGAGAAGTATAGAGAGGCGTGGTGGCGGCTGACGGAGCCGAAGCAGCGGCGGGAGATGCGGGTGGATCTGTACGCCTGCGCGGACGAGCAGTGGCCGGTGGCCAGTGATCAGTGGTCAGAGAACGCGGCAGGGAGGGTGTCCTTGGTGGCCCTGCGTGTCCTTGGTGGTGAGATTTGA